DNA sequence from the Callospermophilus lateralis isolate mCalLat2 chromosome 2, mCalLat2.hap1, whole genome shotgun sequence genome:
GAACCCTGTCCTTTAACCCAGCCCATCTAGTACATGATAAGTGCTACATACACATttggttaatttaaaaaatgttttaaatcctAAAAATTTTATGCTTGCAGACCCGTAAGAAACAGAAGGAAGATGTGGATGTTGTAGGAGGCAGTGATGGAGAAGGAGCCATGGGGCTCAGCAGTGACCCCAAGAGCCGGGAACAAATGATTAATGAACGAATTGGTTATAAACCCCAACCCAAGCCCAGCAATCGCTCATCTCAATTTGGAAATTTTGAATTTTAGAGATGGATTCGTTTGCATGCCAGAGCCCTGGAATGGAATAAAATGATGGCAGAAGTACAATCAGATTTAGAGAATTGAGTGCTTGCAGTCAAGCAGAATATTTTACCTCCTGTAGAAAgaaatcacttctgcatgaaattaCTGATGTTTGACTTTCACTCTAAGCTGGAATCCAAACTCTGGTTTGTTTCTGGAAAATTTGACTCTATAAAACTtatctgatttttgtttttaaaaataaatatatttttggaaaaaCATGAGACATCCTTGATGAAGCATAGTGGCACTGCTAAACCCTGGGCTTTAAAAGGTAATTGCTGCTGGGTGTGATTGTGCAGATCTATAATCCCtgtgacttgggagtctgaggcaggagaatctcaaatttgaggcctgtcTGGGACACTTAGTTAACAATCCCCAGTATGGGACAAAAAATTATCCTTTCAGTCTTTACTTAGAGACCCAGAGTACACAATCTTCTGGTTGATCTGTCACTTTCTTTTAACTCTTTTATTTAACAAGGTTTGAATGCCTACCATGTGCCAATCAAAAAAGACCCCTGGGGCTGGGGCcctagctcagcagcagagcgcttgcctagcatgtgtgaggcactgggtttgatcctcagcataacataaaaataaacaaaataaaggcattctgtccatttacaactacaaagcaaacaaaaaagaccCCTGCCCTCACAGGGATTAGATTTGTGTGTCAACTGAACAAGCTGTAGGTGCCAGATCTGTTTACAGCATGGCTTTGCAACTGGTTTGGGTGCAACTTTGGGAGGACAGGCAACGGAGCAAAACATGAGGGATTCTCCTACGAGTGTTACTGTTATTccaacttttcttcctttctcaacttGCCTAAGAATTTTTCCAGTGGGAACCCATCCAAGAGCAGCTCAGAGGGTAATTTCAAATCGTGCCCTAATTTCAACATTAAATTCAAtggcaggaaactattaattccAAAGGTATTAACCACCTTTGGAATCATCAGTTGTAA
Encoded proteins:
- the Cdc26 gene encoding anaphase-promoting complex subunit CDC26 isoform X2; the protein is MLRRKPTRLELKLDDIEEFESIRKDLETRKKQKEDVDVVGGSDGEGAMGLSSDPKSREQMINERIGYKPQPKPSNRSSQFGNFEF